The genome window TCCGTTTGCCCCGCCACCCGGCGGTGGCGCCGCTGAATCCTCGTAACCGTTGGAGAACATTCCCGTGAGCTCGACCAATCGCACCGTGGTCGTCACCGGTATCGGCGCAACCACACCGCTGGGTGGCGACGCGACTTCCACCTGGGAGGGACTGGTCGCCGGCAGGTCCGGCGTCGGTCCCCTGGAGCAGGAGTGGGCCGCCGACCAGGCGGTCCGTATCGCCGCGCAGATCGCCGTGGAGCCGTCCGAGGTCATCCCCCGGCCGCAGGCCCGCCGTCTGGACCGCTCGGCGCAGTTCGCGCTGATCGCGGCCAAGGAGGCGTGGGCCGACGCCGGTTACACGGAGACCTCGGCCGACGAGGGCACCGTCGACGCGGACCGCGTCGGCGCGGTCATCGCCTCCGGCATCGGCGGTGTGACGACGCTGCTCAACCAGTACGACGTGCTGAGGGAGAAGGGCGTACGCCGTGTCTCCCCGCACACCGTGCCCATGCTGATGCCCAACGGCCCGTCCGCCAACGTCGGTCTGTACGTGGGCGCGCGCGCCGGTGTGCACACCCCGGTCTCCGCCTGTGCGTCGGGCGCCGAGGCCATCGGCTACGCCATCGAGATGATCCGCACCGGCCGCGCCGATGTCGTGATCGCCGGTGGTACCGAGGCCGCCATCCACCCGCTGCCGATCGCCGCGTTCGGCAACATGATGGCGATGTCCAAGAACAACGAGGACCCGCAGGGCGCCTCCCGTCCGTACGACACCGGCCGTGACGGCTTCGTCCTCGGCGAGGGTGCCGGTGTCGTCGTCCTGGAGTCGGCCGAGCACGCGGCGGCGCGGGGTGCCCGGGTCTACGCCGAGGCCGTGGGCCAGGGCATCTCCGCCGACGGCCACGACATCGTGCAGCCGGAGCCGGGGGGGCGGGGCATCGCCCACGCCCTGCAGAACCTGCTGGACCGGACCGATCTGGACCCGGCGGAGATCGTGCACGTCAACGCGCACGGGACGTCGACGCCGGCCGGTGACATCGCCGAACTGAAGGCGCTGCGGAAGGTGTTCGGTGACGACACCGACCACTTCGCGGTGTCCGCGACGAAGTCGATGACCGGGCATCTGCTCGGTGGGGCCGGTGGGGTGGAGACGGTGGCGACGGTGCTCGCGCTGTACCACCGCGTGGCTCCGCCGACGATCAATGTGAACGACCTGGACCCCGAGGCCGAGGCCAACGCCGACATCGTGCGCGGTGAGGCGCGCAAGCTGCCGGTCGAGGGCCGCATCGCCGCCCTCAACGACTCCTTCGGGTTCGGCGGGCACAACGTGGTGCTGGCGTTCCGGACGGTCTGACCTCCGGCCGCCGCGGTCATACGCGCGGAGGAAGGGCCCCCACCGGACGGTGGGGGCCCTTCCTCTGTGCTGAGCGGCCGTCACACCACCTGGTGCAGCCAGCGGACCGGGGCGCCCTCGCCCGCGTAGCGGAACGGCTCCAACTCGTCGTCCCAGGGCTTGCCCAGGAGCTTGGAGAGGTCGGCCTCCAGGTCGGTCTCGCCTCGTTGGCTGCGGAGCAGGGCCGCGCGGAGGCGGTCCTCGGGGATGAGGATGTCGCCGTGGATACCGGTGACGGCGTGGAAGATACCGAGGTCGGGGGTGCAGCTGTAGCGCTCGCCCTCGGCGGTGGCACAGGGCTCGGCGGTGACCTCGAAGCGGAGGAGGTGCCAGCCGCGCAGCGCGGACGCCAGCTTGGAGGCGGTGCCGGCCTGGCCCTGCCAGGAGAACTCGGAGCGCCAGGTGCCCGGTGCGGCGGGCTGCCGGATCCAGTCGAGGTTCACCCGGGTCCCCAGAACACCCGCGACGGCCCACTCGACGTGCGGGCACAGCGCACGCGGCGCGGAGTGCACGTACAGGACTCCACGTGTCGTCACCGGGGCCTCCACAGAGCAGGACAGTTCGCGAATAGACGGATCGGCGGTGGCAGAGCGGCCACGTGGCGAGGCTACCGTGCGGCGGGGCAAGGAGTGTGACGTACCGTCGGAGCAGGCGCCAGGATGAACGCGGGTTTCACCCGAGGGGACGCCTGTGCGGTGGGAACAGTTGCACCTTCCGCCGCATCGGACCCAGGGCTTTCCCTCACCGGGAACTCCCGTGCGTTGTCATGGGTGGGAGCCGGCAGGCGCAGTACCGACGAGGGGACCAGGGGATGCGGAAGCGACGTCACCGTTCGAGGGCGGTGTTCGGCGCGGTCTCGGCGGCCGTCGCGGCGGCGGTCCTGCTGGCCGTGACCGGCTGCGACGCCACCGGCGGCGACTCCCCCGGCCCCGAGGGGACGGGGTCGCGGGCCAAGCCGTCCGCGTCGCCCACGCCCACCCCCGCCTGGGACACCACCCCCGAGTCGCTGGTCGCCGTCGGTGACTCGATCACACGTGGCTTCGACGCGTGCAAGGTGCTCTCCGACTGCCCCGAGGTGTCCTGGGCGACCGGTACCGACGCCTCGGTCGACAGTCTCGCCGTACGGCTGCTGGGCGCGTCCGGCGCGGCGGGGCGGAGCTGGAACTACGCGGTGACCGGGGCCCGGATGGCCGACCTGCCGAGCCAGGTGGCACGGGCGGTGACGCGTAAGCCCGAGCTGGTCACGGTGATGGTCGGGGCGAACGACGCGTGTCGCGCGACGGCCGCCGACATGACGCCGGTCGCCGACTTCCGCGCCGACTTCGAGGACTCGATGGCCACCCTGCGGGACTCGCTGCCCAAGGCGCAGGTGTTCGTGGCGAGCGTGCCGGATCTGAAGCGGCTGTGGTCCGAGGGGCGGAAGAGCCCGATGGGCAAGCAGGTGTGGAAGCTGGGCATCTGCCCGTCCATGCTGGCCGACCCCGACGCCCTCACCACGGTGGCCGGCGAGCGGCGCGACGCCGTCCAGGACCGGGTGGAGGCGTACAACGACGTCCTGCGCGAGGTGTGCGAGAAGGACCGCTACTGCCGGTACGACGAGGACGCCGTCTTCGACTACCGCTTCGGGCAGGCCCAGCTCAGCCAGTGGGACTGGTTCCATCCGAGTGTGGACGGGCAGGCGCGGCTGGCGGAGATCGCGTACCGGATCGTCAGCGCCAAGGAGTCGTGACCTAGGGTTTCGCGCATGAGCGAACTTTTCGGCACACTTTCCGACGGCACGCCCGTTCACCGGTGGACGCTGGAGCGGGGCGGCACCCGGGTGCGGATTCTGACGTACGGCGGGATCGTGCAGTCCGTGGAACTGCCCGACCGGGACGGGCGGACGGCGGACGTGGTGCTGGGGTTCGCCGACCTCGACGGGTATCTCCGGAATCAGGGGCCGTTCTTCGGCGCGCTCATCGGGCGGTACGCCAATCGGATCGCGGGCGGGAGGTTCACGCTCGACGGGCGGGTGTACGAACTGGCGCGCGACAACCCGCCGAACTCCCTGCACGGTGGCCCGCTCGGCTTCGACAAGCGGGTGTGGGCGGCGGAGGGTGTCGCGGACGGGGCCGGGGTGCGGCTGTCCCGGGTGAGCCCGGACGGGGAGGAGGGCTTCCCCGGGCGGCTGGAGGTGTCCGCGACGTACACGCTGGACGAGGACGGGGGTGCGCTGCGGATCGCGTACGAGGCGGTGACGGACGCGCCGACCGTCGTGAACCTCACCAATCACTCGTACTGGAATCTCGCGGGGGCCGGCAGCGGGAGCGCGGGTGGGCATGAGCTGCGGATCGCAGCGTCGCGGGTGACGCCGGTGGACGCGTCGCTGATTCCGACGGGTGAGCTGGACGAGGTGGAGGGGACGCGGTTCGACTTCCGTTCGGCGCGGAAGGTGGGGAGCGGGTACGACCACAACTTCGTGCTGGACAAGGGCGTTACGGGTCGGGCGGAGGGTGTCGCCGAGTTGTGGGACGCGGGGTCGGGGCGGGTGTTGAGTGTGGCTACGACCGAGCCGGGGATGCAGCTCTATACGGCGGATCATCTGGAGGGGGTGTTCGGGGCGGGGGACGGGGTGGCTCTGGAGACGCAGCGCTTTCCGGATTCGCCGAACCGGCCGCGGTTTCCCAGTGCGGAGTTGCGGCCGGGTGGCGTTTATCGGTCGGAGACGGTTTATGGGTTCGGGGTGCGTTCGTAGCGTGTTGGGTGCGGGTGGGTGGGGGCTGGTCGCGCCCGCGCGGCGGAGCCGCGTATCGACACAGCCCCGCGCCCCTGAAGAGCCTGGGGTCGCCCTACGCCTGGACCGGTGCCGTGAGACGGCGGTCGGCCAAGGAGCGGGCTGCCTCGACCTCGTATGAACCTGCCGCGTGCGCCCATGAGTTGGTCGTCTCGTCCCAGATCTCGAAAGCTCGGCGCGGGAGTTGGATGACTGCCTCCTTCGTCTCGCCCGGGGCTGCCTCGATCGTCGCGAAGCCTGCCAGCCAGCGGGCCGGGCGGGTCTCGTCCGGGGTCGTGGGAGCCAGGTAGAGCTGGATGGTTTCGCGGCCCTCGCGGGAGCCCGTGTTGCGGACCCGGACGGTGGCCGTCGTGCCGGTGACCTCCAGGGACTCGTAGGTCCAGTCGGTGTAGCCGAGGCCGTGGCCGAAGGCGTAGGTGGGGGTCGCCGGGTGGGTGGCCCAGGCTCGGTAGCCGATGAAGACGTCCTCGTCGTAGGGGAGTTCGCCCGAGGTGGGGGTGACCCTGGTGACGGGGGCGTCGGACAGGGTGCCCCAGGTGGTGGGGAGACGGCCGCCGGGCTCATGGGTGCCGGTGAGCACGTCGGCGAGGGCGGCGCCGCCCTCCTGGCCGGGGAACCAGGTGAGGAGGACGGCGGCGACGTCGTCGTGCCACGGGAGTTCCACCGGGGAGCCCGAGTTGACGATCACGATCGTGTCGGGGTTGGCGGCGGCCACCGCGCGGACCAGGTCGTCCTGCCGGCCGGGGAGGTGGAGGTCCGCACGGTCGAAGCCCTCGGACTCGACGCGGTCGGTGGTGGCGACCACGACCACGGCCGTGTCGGCGGCGCGGGCCGCCTCGACCGCCTCGGCGATCAGCTCGTCGGGGTCGCGCTGCGGCTCCTGGTGGCAGAGGGAGAAGCCGATGACCTTGAAGGGGATGTCGGCGGGGAGCGCCACGACATGGGTGAGGGAGATGTCGACGGGGGTGCCCGCCGTCAGCTCGACCTGGGCCCTCGGGACGGGGGCGCCGAAGAACGCCTGGAAGGGGTCGTCCTTGTCGCTGCGCTGGACGTCGTCGAAGTGGGTCGTGCCGTCCACGGTGAGGGTGAAGGCGCCGAGGCCCTTGATGCCGAGGGTGTGCGTGCCCGTCTCGCGCGGGATGAAGGTGCCGGTCAGCTCGACGGTGTGCAGGGTGGCGTGGGTGACGCCGTCGGGGAGGTCCGTACCCATCCACTGGAGCTGGCCGTTGGGGGCGGAGCCGGTGCCGAGGAGCGTGCCGGCGGAGTCGCGGCAGACGGCCCGGAGGGTGAACCCCTTGTCGGCCACGGCCAGTTCCTCGTTGGGGTCCGCGCCCACGACGTAGGTGAGCGCGCCTTCGGGGAGGGCGGCGGTGAGGCCGTCGAGCGGGGAGACGATCCGGGGCGGGAAGACGGTGGCGGAGCCGCCGCCGAGGACCCGGGCGTCACGGGCCGCCGCGCCGATCAGGGCCACCTTCGCGCCCGGCCGGAGAGGGAGGACAGCCCGGCCCTCCGAGGTCTCGTTGCGGACCAGGACGAAGGAGCGGCGGGCGATCTCGCGGGCCAGGGCCTCGCCGTCCACGGGGGCGGGGAGTTCGGTGACCACCGGGTCGGCGCCCTCCAGGATGCCGACGCGGGCGGCCAGCCGCAGCACCCGGCGGACCGCCTCGTCGACCTCGGCCTCCGTGACCTCCCCGGCGCGGACGGCGGTGGCCAGGGGCTCGCCGTAGACGGTGACCGGGCCGGGCATGGCGACGTCGAGACCGCCGGCGAGCGCGCCGGTGGTGGAGCGGGCGGCCATCCAGTCGGAGACGTTGAAGCCGTCGAAACCCCACTCGCCGCGCAGGACCTCGTTCACGAGGTAGCGGTGCTCGGTCATCGTGGAGCCGTTGACCTGGTTGTAGGCGGTCATGATGCCCCAGGGGTGGGCGTTCGCCACGATCGCCTCGAAGGGGGCGAGGTACAGCTCGCGCAGGGCGCGTTCGGAGACCAGGTTGTTCACCGTGAAGCGCTCGGTCTCGGCGTCGTTGGCGACGAAGTGCTTGACCGTGGTGCCGACGCCGCCGGACTGGACGCCGTTCACGTAACCGGAGCCGATCTCGCCCGTGAGGTACGGGTCCTCGCTGTACGCCTCGAAGTGACGGCCGCCGAGCGGGGAGCGATGCAGATTGACCGTGGGGGCGAGAAGGACGTGGACGCCCTTGCGGCGGGCCTCCTGGGCCAGCAACACGCCTGCCCGGCGGGCGAGTTCGGGGTCCCAGGTGGCGGCGAGGGCGGTCGGGGAGGGCAGGGCCACGGACGGGTCGTCGCTGGTCCAGCGCACCCCTCGTACGCCGATCGGGCCGTCGGACATGACGAGGGAGTCCAGGCCGATCTCGGGGAGCGCGGGCAGGGTCCACATGTCCTGACCGGAGAGCAGCCTCGCCTTGGCGTCGAGGTCCAGCCTGGCGAGAGCCTTCTCCACGGCCGCCTCGCGTGCCTCGTCGGCCGGGGTGGGAGCTGTACCCGGGGTTGCCGCCATCGCGGTGCCTCCTCGTCGAGTCCGTCATGTGCGTCATGTACGTCGCGTACGTCATGTGCGTCGAGTGCGTCATGTGCGTCGTGTCCGTACTGCCTTCCCATCGTGCATCCATTACCTGTCGATTGGTAGGTTTCGTTATTTTGCCGTTACTTTTCACGCTGTTCGGTGAAGGGGGATGCCGTACGGTTTTCGGCATGAGCGGTACCGGCGGAACCAGGGGTGTCCGGAGTGCGGAGCGGCGCGAGGAGATCGTGCTGGCGGCCCTGGAGGTGATCGCCGAGCGCGGCTACCGGGGTGCGAGCCTGGCCGCGGTCGCCCAGCGCGTCGGGCTCACCCAGCAGGGGCTGCTGCACTACTTCCCCACCAAGGACGCGCTGCTCGTGGCCGTCCTGGAGGAACGGGACCGGTGGGACGCCGTGCCCGACAGCCCGCTGCGGCTCGACCTGCTGGGCTCCCTCGTCGAGTACAACGCCATGCGTCCCGGCATCGTCCAGACCTTCTCCGCGCTGCTCGGCGAGAGCGTCACCGAGGGGCATCCCGCGCGGGAGTTCTTCACGGAGCGGTACGGGCGGGTGCGGGGGGCCATGGCGGCGGTGCTGCGCGCCGAGTACGGCGACCGGTTGCCGAGCGGGCTCACCCCGGAGCGGGCGGCGCCGCTGCTGGTGGCCGTGATGGACGGGTTGCAGTACCAGTGGCTGCTGGATCCCGGGAGCGTGGACATGGCCGAGGCGTGCCGGGACTTCCTGGCGCTGCTGGGTGAGGGTGAGGGTGAGGGTGAGGAGAGCGGGGAGAGCGGGGAGGGCGGGGAGGGCGGGGAGGGCGGGGAGGGCGGGGAGGGCGGGGAGGGCGGGGAGAAGGGGGAGGACGGGGTCACCTGAGTCGTCGGGCATGGCGTGCGCCCCATCCGTCGCGTGATACTGCCGCCGTCCGGAGCGAGACCCCCACGGCACGACAGCGACGGAAGGACCCGAACTCCCTTGACTTCCCTACCGACTTCCCGACGAGCACGCGGAGCGACGATAGGGCTGGCGGCGCTGCTGGCCGGTCTCTGCGCGCCCGCCTCCGCCTCCCCCGTGACCGCTTCGGCGTCGGCCCCCACCGTCGAGGAGCAGCGGCTCGATCGGGCCGTGCCCCAGGAGATCCTGCGGCGGTCCGGATTCGACGCCGTGGCACCGGAGTTCGCGCGGGCGCTGGGCGGGGCGCGGTCGTACGAGGACGCCGGCCGCGACCCCGGTGGCGGAGAGCAGCCCTGTCGTACGGCCGTGGAGATAGCTGTCGCGGATGGCCATGGCGAAGTCGGCGCCGGGGGCGATCACCGCGAGGACGGTGATGACCGCGACGGCGAGGATCTCGTTCAC of Streptomyces phaeolivaceus contains these proteins:
- a CDS encoding beta-ketoacyl-[acyl-carrier-protein] synthase family protein; this translates as MSSTNRTVVVTGIGATTPLGGDATSTWEGLVAGRSGVGPLEQEWAADQAVRIAAQIAVEPSEVIPRPQARRLDRSAQFALIAAKEAWADAGYTETSADEGTVDADRVGAVIASGIGGVTTLLNQYDVLREKGVRRVSPHTVPMLMPNGPSANVGLYVGARAGVHTPVSACASGAEAIGYAIEMIRTGRADVVIAGGTEAAIHPLPIAAFGNMMAMSKNNEDPQGASRPYDTGRDGFVLGEGAGVVVLESAEHAAARGARVYAEAVGQGISADGHDIVQPEPGGRGIAHALQNLLDRTDLDPAEIVHVNAHGTSTPAGDIAELKALRKVFGDDTDHFAVSATKSMTGHLLGGAGGVETVATVLALYHRVAPPTINVNDLDPEAEANADIVRGEARKLPVEGRIAALNDSFGFGGHNVVLAFRTV
- a CDS encoding DUF3145 domain-containing protein, encoding MTTRGVLYVHSAPRALCPHVEWAVAGVLGTRVNLDWIRQPAAPGTWRSEFSWQGQAGTASKLASALRGWHLLRFEVTAEPCATAEGERYSCTPDLGIFHAVTGIHGDILIPEDRLRAALLRSQRGETDLEADLSKLLGKPWDDELEPFRYAGEGAPVRWLHQVV
- a CDS encoding SGNH/GDSL hydrolase family protein; this translates as MRKRRHRSRAVFGAVSAAVAAAVLLAVTGCDATGGDSPGPEGTGSRAKPSASPTPTPAWDTTPESLVAVGDSITRGFDACKVLSDCPEVSWATGTDASVDSLAVRLLGASGAAGRSWNYAVTGARMADLPSQVARAVTRKPELVTVMVGANDACRATAADMTPVADFRADFEDSMATLRDSLPKAQVFVASVPDLKRLWSEGRKSPMGKQVWKLGICPSMLADPDALTTVAGERRDAVQDRVEAYNDVLREVCEKDRYCRYDEDAVFDYRFGQAQLSQWDWFHPSVDGQARLAEIAYRIVSAKES
- a CDS encoding aldose epimerase family protein, giving the protein MSELFGTLSDGTPVHRWTLERGGTRVRILTYGGIVQSVELPDRDGRTADVVLGFADLDGYLRNQGPFFGALIGRYANRIAGGRFTLDGRVYELARDNPPNSLHGGPLGFDKRVWAAEGVADGAGVRLSRVSPDGEEGFPGRLEVSATYTLDEDGGALRIAYEAVTDAPTVVNLTNHSYWNLAGAGSGSAGGHELRIAASRVTPVDASLIPTGELDEVEGTRFDFRSARKVGSGYDHNFVLDKGVTGRAEGVAELWDAGSGRVLSVATTEPGMQLYTADHLEGVFGAGDGVALETQRFPDSPNRPRFPSAELRPGGVYRSETVYGFGVRS
- a CDS encoding glycoside hydrolase family 3 protein, which codes for MAATPGTAPTPADEAREAAVEKALARLDLDAKARLLSGQDMWTLPALPEIGLDSLVMSDGPIGVRGVRWTSDDPSVALPSPTALAATWDPELARRAGVLLAQEARRKGVHVLLAPTVNLHRSPLGGRHFEAYSEDPYLTGEIGSGYVNGVQSGGVGTTVKHFVANDAETERFTVNNLVSERALRELYLAPFEAIVANAHPWGIMTAYNQVNGSTMTEHRYLVNEVLRGEWGFDGFNVSDWMAARSTTGALAGGLDVAMPGPVTVYGEPLATAVRAGEVTEAEVDEAVRRVLRLAARVGILEGADPVVTELPAPVDGEALAREIARRSFVLVRNETSEGRAVLPLRPGAKVALIGAAARDARVLGGGSATVFPPRIVSPLDGLTAALPEGALTYVVGADPNEELAVADKGFTLRAVCRDSAGTLLGTGSAPNGQLQWMGTDLPDGVTHATLHTVELTGTFIPRETGTHTLGIKGLGAFTLTVDGTTHFDDVQRSDKDDPFQAFFGAPVPRAQVELTAGTPVDISLTHVVALPADIPFKVIGFSLCHQEPQRDPDELIAEAVEAARAADTAVVVVATTDRVESEGFDRADLHLPGRQDDLVRAVAAANPDTIVIVNSGSPVELPWHDDVAAVLLTWFPGQEGGAALADVLTGTHEPGGRLPTTWGTLSDAPVTRVTPTSGELPYDEDVFIGYRAWATHPATPTYAFGHGLGYTDWTYESLEVTGTTATVRVRNTGSREGRETIQLYLAPTTPDETRPARWLAGFATIEAAPGETKEAVIQLPRRAFEIWDETTNSWAHAAGSYEVEAARSLADRRLTAPVQA
- a CDS encoding TetR/AcrR family transcriptional regulator is translated as MSGTGGTRGVRSAERREEIVLAALEVIAERGYRGASLAAVAQRVGLTQQGLLHYFPTKDALLVAVLEERDRWDAVPDSPLRLDLLGSLVEYNAMRPGIVQTFSALLGESVTEGHPAREFFTERYGRVRGAMAAVLRAEYGDRLPSGLTPERAAPLLVAVMDGLQYQWLLDPGSVDMAEACRDFLALLGEGEGEGEESGESGEGGEGGEGGEGGEGGEGGEKGEDGVT